Proteins encoded in a region of the Pseudothermotoga elfii DSM 9442 = NBRC 107921 genome:
- a CDS encoding glycosyltransferase family 4 protein — protein MISLVISFALSVALLPLLSIIAKKLNIVDTPDGKLKTHSRAIPYLGGVAIYVAVIFFVKEWYLFVVMTLIFLIGLIDDIKQIPWYVRFVAECLLGLLISQIFSANLFQMLFYTVLFVITVNAVNMIDGMDGICASVVIAGLIFVNKSSLEWALIGALIGYLGFNFPPAKVFMGDAGSYLIGCIVAYEIFLGMENSVDLKAFLPFWVIFIDILSGIVRRLAARVSPFLGDRDHIYDKVYRRVHGSETAKKRKTLFFVVMISFCFSIMKYFYSLFLVLLASIVVVLSLGMFVYDNRGGTTHGKD, from the coding sequence ATGATATCCCTGGTGATCTCTTTTGCTCTGTCAGTTGCTTTGCTTCCTCTGCTATCTATCATAGCAAAGAAGTTGAATATAGTGGATACACCAGATGGAAAATTAAAGACACATAGTAGAGCAATACCATATCTCGGTGGCGTGGCTATTTATGTTGCAGTGATCTTTTTCGTGAAAGAATGGTACCTTTTTGTCGTTATGACATTGATTTTTTTGATAGGTTTGATTGACGATATAAAACAAATACCATGGTATGTTCGCTTTGTAGCTGAATGTTTGTTAGGTTTACTCATCAGTCAAATTTTTTCAGCAAATTTATTCCAAATGCTTTTCTATACAGTTTTATTTGTTATTACGGTAAACGCTGTTAATATGATAGATGGTATGGATGGGATCTGTGCTTCTGTTGTGATTGCTGGGCTAATTTTTGTTAACAAAAGCTCCTTAGAGTGGGCATTGATAGGTGCATTGATTGGATATCTTGGGTTTAATTTTCCACCAGCTAAGGTATTTATGGGCGATGCCGGTAGTTATCTAATAGGTTGCATAGTTGCATACGAAATTTTTCTTGGTATGGAAAATTCTGTCGATTTGAAAGCCTTTCTGCCGTTCTGGGTGATTTTCATAGATATCCTCAGTGGTATTGTGCGGAGATTGGCAGCCCGAGTTTCACCATTTCTTGGCGATAGAGATCATATCTATGACAAGGTATACCGAAGGGTTCACGGGAGCGAAACAGCAAAGAAGAGAAAAACACTGTTTTTTGTGGTAATGATTTCATTTTGTTTTTCAATTATGAAATATTTTTACTCTCTTTTCTTAGTATTACTCGCTTCAATTGTGGTAGTCTTGTCTCTGGGAATGTTTGTTTACGATAATAGAGGAGGAACAACTCATGGGAAAGATTGA
- a CDS encoding O-antigen ligase family protein has protein sequence MGKIEEIFLHVTVIITALFANKFVTYEFSVPKYAVLTTMVLILSIGLIFRWWKEKQLKLYFSFSHLFWFLFSLSSILSTISVYRYNRFYFRYSIDIALFVVLSVLISLYISNRFKSKESITRLFLTFIATGVVVAIDAILNFYTGRSIFLGVVGEPFSRAAIKSTIGNTIFVANYMTMLLVSCLYFLLSDNYGWKNLSRKGFLFVKIFSMVAFWLFLTTVVISQTRSEYISMIFSVAVFAILYFVYSRKTKTDDDVHNWKNLKKLLITILIFGVAVIMVIYNTDNPLTGGGKVSVTSRFSAMTSVSSIDERLLAWLGAIYQWKENKLIGTGIGTYQIKAIDILQDVMEDRPELLYGWNNFKRTHNDYLQVLGETGIFGLISVLLLMLILIIYAFKYLKTVERKDDLLLFLTIACGFIAFMVQSFFSFPGHLLPNSLLALFLASTAVGTYFNGRRFLAIDIEVGRSKLAIFSIFVLLITISSTFLKWNYFISEVYFKNGNSNYSALLSVTSEKSRLQQYEQFYLQKLEKLENLTGEFSYLRAENYKSNLSGIEAEKQRINQIASIKNNLTKNLSAIQNNLKTLDRLEISYSEKAQKNLTTALRINHTYGKAHFYLASLCLRPLRIEKLESALKSGDFSPLRQEYDDFQSAIANQYKASDLLFLSELLEKRQDLISAGDVASLQAILDSCALFKTSLLSFNERNTYKALASRYQSLFSKIDRLIDQLKSYSDDILIGKTLKNLQNIRDLYLTEFVKYAKMTVDRLPGGWNRFPDWKNVDLAKAISGEDIYRLLATLAASSAEVTDETILSLLEYLAEKEAQACEGMASKNVWGVPDGASEFLLIAAEKFEDFDPERAKQIYRKMLEIYTPAYERISKHIESLDIGKAVSEYMDKISSNLSIALIEKGMDVEKVEIVEKIVEDYAQQIQSYLKNINWKDIINNELDVAIKENNWNEKFVLSRNIANVLSGELQKLISSVTSDDNTAIQVFQKISSSVSSLPYSILLWERESRFIAFYSILSSKQSDYAIRR, from the coding sequence ATGGGAAAGATTGAGGAAATTTTTCTGCATGTTACAGTTATCATTACAGCCCTATTTGCCAACAAATTTGTGACCTATGAATTTAGTGTGCCAAAATATGCTGTTCTCACCACAATGGTACTGATTCTCTCGATCGGGTTAATTTTCAGATGGTGGAAAGAAAAGCAATTGAAGTTATATTTCTCGTTTTCACATTTGTTCTGGTTCCTTTTCTCCCTATCTTCAATACTTTCAACAATTTCTGTCTACAGATACAACAGATTTTACTTCAGATATTCCATAGATATTGCGTTGTTTGTTGTACTATCAGTATTAATTTCGTTGTACATATCAAACAGGTTTAAAAGCAAAGAGTCAATTACAAGATTGTTTTTGACTTTTATCGCAACAGGGGTTGTTGTCGCAATTGATGCTATTTTGAATTTCTATACTGGCAGGAGTATTTTCCTTGGGGTAGTTGGTGAGCCATTTTCCAGAGCTGCCATAAAGAGTACTATAGGGAATACTATTTTTGTGGCAAATTATATGACTATGCTTCTTGTTTCCTGCCTGTATTTCCTGCTGAGTGACAATTATGGCTGGAAAAATCTTTCTCGCAAAGGATTTCTATTTGTCAAAATTTTTTCAATGGTAGCTTTCTGGCTATTCTTAACAACAGTTGTGATCAGCCAAACAAGGTCTGAGTATATATCAATGATTTTTTCAGTAGCCGTCTTTGCAATTTTGTATTTTGTATATTCCAGAAAGACAAAAACGGATGATGACGTTCATAACTGGAAAAATCTGAAAAAGCTTCTGATTACCATCCTGATCTTTGGTGTGGCTGTGATAATGGTAATTTACAACACCGATAATCCTTTAACTGGTGGTGGAAAAGTTTCAGTCACAAGCAGATTTTCGGCGATGACAAGTGTATCGAGCATTGATGAGCGTTTATTGGCGTGGCTCGGAGCAATATATCAATGGAAAGAAAACAAACTGATCGGTACAGGTATTGGTACATATCAGATTAAGGCCATTGATATTTTGCAAGATGTCATGGAAGATCGCCCGGAACTTCTCTACGGCTGGAACAATTTTAAAAGGACGCACAATGATTACCTTCAGGTGCTGGGTGAAACTGGTATCTTTGGATTAATTAGTGTACTGCTGCTCATGCTGATTTTGATAATCTACGCGTTTAAATATCTAAAAACAGTGGAGAGAAAAGATGATCTACTTTTGTTCCTTACGATTGCTTGTGGATTTATTGCTTTTATGGTTCAGAGTTTCTTTAGCTTTCCAGGTCATCTCTTGCCCAACTCGCTACTTGCTCTTTTTCTGGCTTCCACAGCCGTCGGAACATATTTCAACGGCAGGAGATTTCTTGCAATTGATATAGAGGTTGGAAGATCAAAGCTCGCGATTTTCTCGATATTTGTTCTTTTAATAACTATTTCTTCAACTTTTTTGAAGTGGAATTATTTTATAAGTGAAGTCTATTTCAAAAATGGTAACAGCAATTATTCTGCTTTACTTTCTGTAACCAGCGAAAAAAGTCGCTTGCAGCAATATGAGCAGTTTTATCTACAAAAACTCGAGAAACTCGAAAATTTAACAGGTGAATTTAGCTATCTCAGAGCAGAAAATTACAAATCAAATCTGTCAGGAATCGAAGCGGAAAAACAAAGAATAAACCAGATAGCTTCGATAAAGAATAATTTGACAAAGAACCTGTCTGCTATTCAAAATAATTTGAAGACTCTGGATAGGCTTGAAATATCTTACTCTGAAAAAGCTCAGAAAAATCTGACAACTGCTCTGAGGATAAACCACACTTATGGGAAAGCCCATTTTTACCTTGCCTCGCTTTGTTTGAGACCTTTAAGAATAGAAAAGCTTGAAAGTGCTTTAAAATCCGGGGATTTCTCACCTTTGAGGCAAGAATACGACGATTTTCAGTCTGCCATTGCAAATCAGTACAAAGCATCAGACTTGCTTTTCTTGAGCGAACTTCTCGAAAAGAGACAAGATTTGATTTCTGCAGGTGATGTGGCTTCACTTCAAGCTATTTTAGATTCATGTGCACTTTTCAAAACTTCATTACTTTCTTTCAATGAAAGAAATACATATAAAGCTCTGGCATCGAGATATCAGTCGTTATTCTCAAAAATTGACAGGCTTATTGACCAATTGAAGAGTTATTCAGATGACATTTTGATTGGAAAAACATTAAAGAATCTGCAGAACATTCGAGACCTGTACCTCACAGAATTTGTCAAATATGCGAAAATGACTGTTGATAGATTACCTGGAGGATGGAACAGATTCCCCGACTGGAAAAACGTAGACCTTGCAAAAGCGATATCCGGCGAGGATATATACAGATTGCTGGCAACACTTGCAGCTTCATCTGCCGAAGTTACTGACGAAACGATCTTATCATTACTTGAGTATCTTGCGGAAAAAGAGGCGCAGGCGTGTGAGGGAATGGCTTCAAAGAACGTGTGGGGTGTGCCAGATGGCGCATCCGAGTTTTTGTTGATAGCGGCAGAAAAATTTGAAGATTTTGATCCTGAAAGAGCAAAGCAAATTTACAGAAAGATGCTTGAAATTTATACACCTGCTTATGAAAGAATCTCTAAGCATATAGAAAGTCTTGATATCGGAAAGGCGGTTTCAGAGTACATGGATAAAATCTCCAGTAATCTTTCAATCGCTTTGATTGAAAAAGGAATGGATGTGGAAAAGGTCGAAATAGTTGAAAAAATAGTGGAAGATTATGCGCAGCAGATTCAAAGCTATTTGAAAAATATTAATTGGAAAGATATAATTAATAATGAGCTTGATGTTGCAATAAAGGAAAATAACTGGAATGAAAAATTTGTTCTCAGCAGAAATATTGCGAACGTTTTGAGTGGAGAGTTGCAGAAACTAATTTCGTCAGTTACAAGTGATGATAATACGGCTATCCAGGTTTTCCAGAAGATATCCTCAAGCGTATCTTCTCTACCATATTCAATTTTGCTCTGGGAAAGAGAGTCTCGCTTTATCGCATTTTACAGCATCTTGTCTTCAAAACAGAGTGATTATGCGATTAGGAGGTGA
- the hslV gene encoding ATP-dependent protease subunit HslV translates to MEWKSTTVLVVSRNGKTVMAGDGQVTYGNTVMKHGARKIRKIGDGQVLAGFAGSVADAMALFDRFESKLKEWGGNLTKAAVELAKDWRTDRVLRRLEALLLVADRDNVLIISGTGEVVQPDDNVAAIGSGAPYAIAAARALIRNTDLDAREIVEKSMQIASEICIYTNGNITIEEI, encoded by the coding sequence ATGGAATGGAAAAGTACAACAGTTCTTGTTGTTAGTAGAAATGGTAAGACAGTAATGGCTGGTGACGGTCAAGTTACTTATGGTAATACTGTTATGAAGCACGGTGCAAGAAAAATAAGAAAGATAGGAGATGGACAGGTGCTGGCGGGCTTTGCGGGATCTGTCGCTGATGCAATGGCGCTTTTCGATAGATTTGAATCAAAATTAAAAGAGTGGGGAGGAAATCTTACGAAAGCAGCCGTAGAACTTGCGAAGGACTGGAGAACCGATCGAGTTTTGAGAAGACTGGAAGCACTTTTACTTGTGGCAGATAGGGATAATGTTCTGATAATATCCGGAACCGGTGAAGTGGTTCAACCTGATGATAATGTTGCTGCAATTGGTTCGGGAGCTCCGTATGCAATAGCTGCTGCGCGAGCTTTAATTAGAAACACAGATCTCGATGCCAGAGAAATAGTTGAAAAATCGATGCAGATAGCCAGTGAAATATGTATATACACAAATGGAAATATAACCATCGAAGAGATTTAA
- the hslU gene encoding ATP-dependent protease ATPase subunit HslU translates to MTNFDNLTPKEIVRELDKYIIGQYQAKKAVAIAIRNRIRRQKLPDIWQKEVLPKNILMIGPTGVGKTEIARRLAQLSGSPFLKVEATRFTEVGYVGKNVDSMVRDLVEISVNMVKKERMEQVKDKAEQMVEERILDALIPESRKPQNISFMGLFTASQQQQPSPEERRSLRQKREEIRQKLRNGELENEMIEIEIEKEISPFIGALGQGELEDLGIDLGSMLGSLMPKTRQKKRMTVSEARRTLLPIESEKLIDMDKATQEALERAQNRGIIFIDELDKIAVKSSGSGPDVSRQGVQRDLLPIVEGTTIMTKYGPVRTDYILFIGSGAFHMSRPSDLIPELQGRFPIRVELSSLTRKDFVRILVEPENAITKQYQALLSTEGIELIFTEDGIEEMAKIAYELNQRLENIGARRLYTVVEKVLEEISFEAPDVQEKKIIIDAKYVMGKLENIISDEDVSSYIL, encoded by the coding sequence GTGACAAACTTTGACAACTTGACGCCGAAAGAAATTGTTCGGGAGCTCGACAAATATATAATTGGGCAGTATCAGGCGAAGAAGGCAGTGGCGATAGCTATAAGGAACAGAATACGCAGGCAAAAATTACCAGATATCTGGCAAAAAGAAGTATTACCCAAAAATATTTTAATGATAGGTCCTACCGGAGTTGGAAAAACTGAGATAGCTCGCCGATTAGCTCAGCTTTCGGGTTCGCCATTTCTAAAAGTGGAAGCCACCAGATTCACAGAGGTAGGTTATGTTGGAAAAAATGTGGATTCTATGGTTAGAGATCTGGTTGAAATAAGTGTCAATATGGTTAAGAAAGAAAGAATGGAACAAGTCAAAGATAAAGCAGAGCAAATGGTTGAAGAAAGGATACTCGATGCATTGATTCCAGAATCTCGGAAACCACAGAACATAAGCTTTATGGGTTTATTCACAGCCTCTCAGCAGCAGCAGCCATCGCCTGAAGAGAGAAGATCGCTCAGACAAAAACGAGAAGAAATCAGGCAGAAATTGAGAAATGGAGAATTAGAAAATGAAATGATAGAAATAGAAATAGAAAAAGAAATATCCCCGTTTATTGGTGCACTCGGTCAGGGAGAACTGGAAGACCTTGGAATAGATCTTGGAAGTATGCTGGGAAGTCTTATGCCAAAAACAAGGCAGAAGAAGCGAATGACAGTTTCTGAGGCTCGCAGAACCCTTCTGCCGATTGAGTCGGAAAAATTGATCGATATGGATAAAGCAACGCAAGAAGCTCTGGAAAGAGCCCAGAACAGAGGTATCATCTTCATAGATGAGCTTGATAAAATAGCTGTAAAATCTTCAGGTTCGGGACCGGATGTTTCCCGTCAGGGTGTTCAAAGAGATCTTCTCCCCATTGTAGAAGGTACAACAATAATGACCAAATATGGTCCAGTTAGAACAGATTACATACTTTTTATTGGCTCTGGTGCTTTTCATATGAGCAGGCCCTCAGACCTTATTCCAGAGCTTCAGGGACGTTTTCCCATAAGAGTTGAGCTGTCCTCGCTGACAAGAAAAGATTTCGTGAGAATACTCGTCGAACCAGAAAATGCTATAACGAAGCAATATCAAGCTTTACTATCAACGGAAGGGATTGAGTTGATTTTCACCGAGGATGGTATTGAAGAAATGGCAAAAATAGCGTATGAATTAAACCAGAGACTTGAAAACATAGGGGCACGAAGGCTTTACACTGTTGTTGAAAAAGTTCTTGAGGAGATATCTTTTGAAGCACCGGATGTCCAGGAGAAGAAAATAATCATAGATGCAAAATATGTGATGGGAAAACTTGAGAATATCATATCAGATGAAGATGTTAGCTCCTATATACTGTGA
- a CDS encoding carbohydrate ABC transporter permease, whose protein sequence is MKSKTREALLAYLFLVPSFVILGMFVFWPVGFSFVLSFFRWDFKNMKNPAFAGLENYGEIFRFQSPLTHEFASSLLTSIVLFFVCFSIVFSMYAVFKKKKMGFVSIAISVSLMVLLQNRTFFTLLLCSLVATMTYLILKTYRSIKIFLGKIFSLSLVAFIFLIIFDKRSYTVLDLFLEARDRNLFIKAVYNTAYYVLLSVPITIALALVIALLLNSNIKFRAFFRTAYFIPFVTSAVAISLVWRWIFDDAYGLLNYMLSFLNVERIAWLKDERWTIPTIAIVSIWKTVGYDAIILLAGLQNIDKSYYEAAEVDGATAWQKFLHITWPLLTPTTFFLLIVSLISSFKVFTEVYVLYSGLPGPYNNSGMTMVYYVFDRFYVQQRMGIACAAAYILFGIILIFTAVQFLVGKKTVEYAS, encoded by the coding sequence ATGAAAAGCAAGACGAGAGAAGCATTGCTTGCTTATCTTTTTCTGGTACCATCATTTGTCATACTGGGCATGTTTGTATTCTGGCCAGTAGGATTTTCATTTGTTTTAAGCTTCTTTCGCTGGGATTTTAAGAATATGAAAAACCCGGCTTTTGCTGGTCTGGAAAATTATGGAGAGATATTTCGTTTTCAGAGTCCTCTTACGCATGAATTTGCAAGCTCTTTGCTTACATCGATTGTACTATTCTTCGTGTGTTTTTCCATAGTTTTTTCAATGTATGCGGTTTTTAAGAAAAAGAAAATGGGTTTTGTGAGTATAGCTATTTCAGTCTCCCTGATGGTATTACTTCAGAACAGGACTTTTTTTACCCTGCTTTTGTGCAGTTTGGTAGCGACGATGACATACCTGATTTTGAAAACTTACCGGTCTATAAAGATTTTCTTAGGAAAAATTTTCTCTTTATCGTTGGTTGCTTTTATATTCCTGATTATTTTTGATAAAAGATCATATACTGTGCTGGATTTGTTTCTTGAAGCACGTGATAGAAATCTTTTCATTAAAGCTGTTTATAACACGGCGTATTATGTCTTGCTCAGCGTTCCTATCACTATAGCACTTGCACTTGTTATAGCACTACTTCTGAATAGCAATATAAAGTTCAGGGCTTTTTTTAGAACAGCTTACTTCATTCCCTTTGTAACCTCTGCAGTGGCTATCTCACTTGTTTGGAGATGGATTTTTGATGATGCGTATGGATTACTTAATTATATGCTGTCTTTTTTGAATGTAGAGAGAATTGCATGGCTCAAAGATGAAAGATGGACAATCCCGACAATTGCAATCGTATCTATTTGGAAGACTGTTGGGTATGATGCCATCATATTACTCGCAGGATTGCAAAACATTGATAAATCTTACTATGAGGCTGCTGAAGTTGATGGAGCCACAGCGTGGCAAAAATTTCTTCACATAACGTGGCCACTTTTAACTCCCACGACGTTTTTTTTACTGATAGTTTCACTTATAAGTTCTTTCAAAGTATTCACAGAGGTTTACGTTCTCTACAGTGGATTGCCCGGACCATATAACAACAGTGGTATGACCATGGTTTACTATGTTTTCGATAGATTTTATGTCCAGCAAAGAATGGGTATTGCCTGTGCGGCAGCGTACATACTGTTTGGTATAATATTGATTTTTACCGCTGTACAATTTTTAGTGGGTAAAAAGACTGTCGAGTACGCTTCTTGA
- a CDS encoding carbohydrate ABC transporter permease has protein sequence MRKTIFSLFVYLLITAGAALMLLPFAWMVSTSFKTRSEVETWPPKWTSKNFSRTWDVKVKLSRSSAGGIDWKGLTLREALVLSRTEESGNILSIQIDDDPVYRGTMVLSLSDNFSYLAGKLDDSQFKEFSQRLLQRDLPEQIGKLISSSKNAEEFFSNFFAMYLYGSEAILDRRNYISQLEKTIETSLNQAETFERYSNRLPEEYKQEYIEMISDGKKLLNERLSELSILKKGSVAILQTDEISMIDKSLKNTLNILQSNELFENLKDNALMRLYKARVISPVEDLLNLIEVYTFVREYFKSVQIQKADTRQIVFSFLSKKEKDQLLKEYLSMEHFSADVEKIIQFQMNQSTESLPENVEKLLDERLYEEFKSLPIENIRVYIQQLKQVLSSLSGILSDMKISSLDQFESYEKMLEFFEDLSLNQTAQIALEKLGNLSKVISKDVFWKMAVILYDNVQQIAKLRKIYSQVQNSMKLLQAPDFVKNVRLKQNQTIEIELNNVHPVYLEDDNYTLRVNFSFAEMLANIFHNYVTAWKSAPFGVYYINTAFVSTVTTILEVIIAAMAAYAFALMNFPGKNLIFALFLGTMMIPGEVLLVPNFITISKLGWIDTYYALIIPWVVSVFAIFLMRQHFLTLPRELQDAAKIDGCSHFRFLWTVVVPISKPVVITSALLKFVGSWNAFLWVLIVTNKDKFRTLPVGLQTFSSDVGTIYNQLMAAATFSILPVIVLFLFTQKYFIRGIARTGLK, from the coding sequence GTGAGAAAGACGATCTTCTCACTGTTTGTTTATTTGCTCATTACAGCCGGGGCGGCTTTGATGCTTTTGCCCTTTGCATGGATGGTTTCCACTTCTTTTAAAACAAGAAGTGAGGTTGAAACCTGGCCACCAAAGTGGACCTCCAAGAATTTTTCCAGAACGTGGGATGTTAAAGTGAAATTGTCTCGAAGCTCAGCAGGAGGAATTGATTGGAAAGGTTTAACGTTGAGAGAAGCTCTGGTTCTTAGCAGAACAGAAGAATCTGGAAATATTTTGTCAATTCAGATAGACGATGATCCAGTTTATCGTGGGACAATGGTTCTCTCATTATCTGATAACTTTAGCTATCTTGCGGGAAAACTTGATGATTCACAGTTTAAAGAGTTTTCTCAAAGACTTCTTCAGAGAGATCTTCCAGAACAGATTGGGAAATTGATTAGTTCATCAAAGAATGCTGAAGAATTTTTCTCCAATTTCTTTGCTATGTATCTTTATGGCTCAGAAGCAATCCTCGACAGGAGAAATTATATTTCTCAACTGGAAAAAACGATAGAAACATCCCTGAATCAAGCAGAGACATTTGAAAGATATTCTAATAGATTGCCAGAAGAATACAAACAGGAGTATATAGAAATGATCTCTGATGGAAAAAAACTGCTCAATGAAAGACTTTCAGAACTTTCGATATTGAAAAAAGGATCAGTTGCGATTCTTCAGACTGACGAAATAAGCATGATAGATAAATCTTTAAAAAATACTTTGAACATTTTACAATCAAACGAATTATTTGAAAATTTAAAAGATAATGCTCTTATGCGGTTGTACAAGGCAAGGGTTATTTCACCAGTTGAAGATTTATTGAATCTTATAGAAGTGTACACATTTGTCAGAGAATATTTTAAATCTGTTCAAATCCAGAAAGCAGATACCAGACAGATTGTGTTCAGTTTTCTGAGCAAGAAAGAAAAAGATCAGCTACTCAAAGAATATTTGTCTATGGAACATTTTTCGGCCGATGTTGAGAAGATTATACAATTTCAGATGAATCAATCAACTGAATCACTCCCGGAAAATGTAGAAAAGCTTCTTGATGAGCGGCTATATGAAGAGTTTAAAAGTCTGCCGATAGAAAATATTAGAGTTTACATTCAGCAGTTAAAGCAGGTACTTTCCTCATTAAGCGGAATTCTGTCGGATATGAAAATATCATCGCTGGATCAATTTGAATCTTATGAGAAAATGCTGGAATTTTTTGAAGATCTGAGTTTGAATCAAACCGCTCAGATTGCCTTGGAAAAACTCGGGAACCTCTCAAAAGTGATTTCAAAAGATGTTTTCTGGAAAATGGCAGTTATTTTGTACGATAATGTTCAACAGATAGCCAAACTCAGAAAAATTTATTCTCAGGTTCAGAATTCAATGAAACTTTTACAAGCACCAGATTTTGTGAAAAATGTCAGATTAAAACAGAACCAGACCATTGAAATAGAACTGAACAATGTACATCCTGTTTATCTTGAAGACGATAATTATACCTTGCGGGTGAATTTTTCCTTTGCAGAGATGCTTGCAAATATATTCCATAATTATGTCACCGCGTGGAAAAGTGCACCTTTTGGCGTGTACTATATAAATACGGCCTTTGTATCTACAGTGACAACTATTCTGGAAGTTATAATTGCTGCCATGGCCGCATATGCTTTCGCTTTGATGAATTTTCCCGGTAAAAACTTGATTTTCGCTCTTTTCCTTGGCACGATGATGATCCCGGGGGAAGTTCTATTAGTTCCAAATTTCATAACAATATCCAAGCTTGGGTGGATAGATACTTATTATGCGTTAATAATACCATGGGTTGTAAGTGTGTTTGCTATATTTCTTATGCGCCAACATTTCCTAACTTTGCCCAGAGAACTGCAAGATGCCGCCAAAATTGATGGGTGTTCACATTTTAGGTTTCTCTGGACAGTTGTTGTACCGATATCAAAACCGGTGGTCATAACAAGCGCCCTGCTGAAATTTGTTGGAAGCTGGAATGCTTTCTTGTGGGTCTTAATAGTTACAAACAAAGACAAATTTAGGACATTACCGGTTGGTCTTCAAACATTCAGCTCTGACGTCGGAACAATTTATAATCAACTTATGGCAGCAGCAACGTTTTCAATATTGCCTGTGATTGTACTATTTCTATTCACCCAGAAATATTTTATTCGTGGAATTGCGAGAACTGGCTTGAAATAG
- a CDS encoding class I SAM-dependent methyltransferase, translating to MIFITTSHDPVDEQIDRAKALSNDLNITYISRKHCSNLELFIQNDYCYVVEKDRIVVRWKDGQLFFHPSMAKVRMKNLQRGLKDHLIESLDLKGNELVLDTTLGLATEAILMAAFLESGKIVGVEGSLPIYVIVRDGLSNYKSNLPWINAAMKKIELIHADFKQFIRSLPDNSYDIVYCDPMFENPVYESSSMNPLRPFALYDTIDQNDVNEMLRVARKKLVLKAHAKDSLFERIKVDSITGSRKSCVFYGVIYKK from the coding sequence ATGATTTTTATCACAACTTCTCACGATCCAGTGGATGAGCAGATTGACAGAGCGAAGGCTCTTTCAAACGATTTAAATATCACCTATATTTCCAGAAAGCATTGTTCAAATCTCGAGCTATTTATTCAAAATGATTATTGTTATGTCGTGGAAAAAGATCGTATAGTGGTAAGATGGAAAGATGGTCAGTTGTTTTTTCACCCTTCAATGGCAAAGGTGAGAATGAAAAATCTGCAGAGAGGCTTGAAAGATCATCTCATAGAATCTTTAGACCTAAAAGGCAACGAACTGGTACTTGATACAACTCTTGGTCTTGCAACAGAGGCCATTCTAATGGCAGCGTTTTTAGAATCAGGAAAAATCGTTGGAGTCGAGGGATCTCTTCCAATTTACGTTATTGTCAGAGATGGGTTGTCGAATTATAAATCAAATTTACCGTGGATAAATGCCGCTATGAAAAAAATAGAATTGATTCACGCTGATTTTAAACAATTCATAAGATCTCTTCCGGATAATTCTTATGATATTGTTTACTGTGACCCTATGTTTGAGAACCCAGTATATGAATCTTCATCTATGAATCCCTTGAGGCCGTTTGCATTATATGATACGATTGATCAGAATGACGTAAATGAAATGTTGAGAGTGGCGCGAAAAAAACTTGTTTTGAAAGCACACGCGAAGGATAGCTTGTTTGAACGTATAAAAGTGGATTCGATAACAGGTAGCCGGAAAAGCTGTGTGTTTTATGGGGTGATCTATAAAAAGTGA